Proteins from a genomic interval of Denticeps clupeoides chromosome 20, fDenClu1.1, whole genome shotgun sequence:
- the eny2 gene encoding transcription and mRNA export factor ENY2, with protein sequence MSKEAQMRAAINQKLIEMGERERLKELLRAKLVECGWRDQLKAHCKDVIREKGLEHVTVEDLVTEITPKGRALVPDSVKKELLQRIRAFLAQHSAL encoded by the exons ATGAGCAAAGAGGCGCAGATGAGGGCGGCAATAAACCAGAAGCTGATCGAGATGGGGGAACGCGAGCG GCTGAAGGAGCTTCTCCGAGCGAAGCTGGTGGAGTGTGGCTGGAGGGATCAGCTGAAAGCCCACTGCAAAG ATGTAATACGAGAAAAGGGCCTGGAGCACGTGACCGTGGAAGACCTTGTCACAGAAATCACACCAAAAGGAAGAG CGCTTGTTCCAGACAGCGTGAAGAAGGAGCTGCTGCAGAGAATACGGGCTTTTCTAGCTCAGCATTCCGCTTTGTGA
- the gdf6b gene encoding growth/differentiation factor 6-B, translated as MQVRVLLLLAAAAVDISCSAAGGAAVEPHEYMMSIYRTFSAAEKLGLNASFFKASKAANTITSFVDQGQDDVVTSPLRRQKYLFDISTLSRRAEQLGAELRIYTKVSRSLLASVAGLLDLQIVSCQSQRLLASKTLDLEGFHKPRWEVLDIWEIFQHQQQHLQGRHFCLELRGVLDNSESEINLLDLGFHRSGQPQQQKVVLLVFTRSKKHQSLFYERRENIRFHWPQKRLTKGQRWHRKVSRGRRNAISMNRHGKRHGRKSRSRCSKKPLKVNFRELGWDDWVIAPLDYEAYHCEGMCDFPLRSHLEPTNHAIIQTLMNSMSPSNVPPSCCVPSKLSPISILYIDGGNNVVYKQYEDMAVETCGCR; from the exons ATGCAGGTCCGGGTCCTGCTTCTCCTGGCGGCCGCGGCTGTGGACATTTCCTGCTCCGCGGCCGGAGGAGCCGCCGTGGAGCCGCACGAGTACATGATGTCCATCTACAGGACCTTCTCGGCCGCAGAGAAGCTGGGGCTGAACGCGAGTTTCTTCAAGGCGTCCAAGGCAGCGAACACCATCACCAGTTTTGTTGACCAAGGACAAG ATGATGTTGTGACCTCACCTTTGAGGAGACAGAAGTACCTGTTTGACATTTCAACCCTGTCCCGGAGAGCAGAGCAGCTGGGCGCTGAGTTGAGGATCTACACTAAAGTATCTAGATCTCTGCTGGCATCTGTGGCAGGTCTGCTGGACCTTCAGATTGTCTCCTGCCAGTCTCAACGCCTGCTTGCCTCCAAAACCCTGGACCTGGAGGGCTTCCACAAGCCCAGGTGGGAGGTTCTAGATATCTGGGAGATCtttcagcatcagcagcagcacctgcaaGGCAGGCACTTTTGTCTTGAGCTCAGGGGAGTCCTTGATAATTCAGAGAGTGAGATCAACTTGCTGGACCTGGGTTTCCATAGAAGTGGTCAGCCTCAGCAGCAGAAGGTGGTGCTGCTTGTCTTCACCCGTTCTAAGAAGCATCAGAGTCTTTTCTACGAGAGACGGGAGAACATCAGATTCCACTGGCCACAGAAAAGGCTAACAAAGGGCCAAAGGTGGCACCGGAAAGTTAGCCGTGGGCGGCGCAATGCAATTAGCATGAACCGTCATGGAAAGCGGCACGGCAGGAAATCCCGGTCGAGATGCAGCAAGAAACCGCTGAAGGTGAACTTCCGAGAACTGGGCTGGGACGACTGGGTCATTGCGCCACTGGATTATGAAGCCTACCACTGCGAGGGCATGTGTGacttcccactgaggtcccacctGGAGCCCACCAACCACGCCATCATCCAGACGCTGATGAACTCCATGAGTCCCAGCAATGTGCCGCCCAGCTGCTGCGTGCCCTCCAAGCTCAGCCCCATCAGCATTCTGTACATCGATGGGGGGAACAACGTGGTCTACAAGCAGTATGAGGACATGGCGGTGGAGACCTGCGGCTGCAGGTGA